From the genome of Takifugu flavidus isolate HTHZ2018 unplaced genomic scaffold, ASM371156v2 ctg210, whole genome shotgun sequence, one region includes:
- the LOC130519798 gene encoding LOW QUALITY PROTEIN: UPF0606 protein KIAA1549-like (The sequence of the model RefSeq protein was modified relative to this genomic sequence to represent the inferred CDS: deleted 2 bases in 1 codon), which produces MSSSRMCDFGDQMMDPVLLPRDSHWMELRTSLAATLLVLTALVSMVTPSSPGAGVLDSNEPAESLSYPSWPSLSFNPFKSQSSSSDSGYHSNSSGTDSAEDSGAQGIHLLLRPPDLLTPSLPPPLPPFTQPTLTPPPPWDHVPFLEEAWGSGDYLETLSFMVPDGEELALATPLPNNPYGNDDEEDDDGGDWFSYNYAFPARPTIPLSSRLPLSPSSPTADTPLYTRPTHPDVFPTWDEDYDLEDMMPLEPTELLLPDMNSLEYYTNLLARERERNIDQERVSPPDTEPGIKPTTTQTHQSSLTPPPTSSPPELDAKHPSAGPTLPPILLESISIQTPSANWTPTSRPKADFPDHSRYPLSPPSNTTGQIPSSPPLGLPARPDRPGRPPLVPERPQTPTTRVTTTVATTMSTPGTTTTQITAISLTRAPPVTTPRAAQSPPSRQYLCNVTKPEMYLVRVVSSKGSSPGFTQVKELLKKELNCSVELQFLRTPSSFAFRVVSGPLIFTAISVINALRRSARGSGLFPNVSPLYTVPDLRYQVHTVLQFVPTHVDIRVCNFSQRIERGLILAYSEACRRSHEDRNITVQLLNITRLQAAVVEHKVSIDITFAVRDGRDYLLGSDVSEHLRKLNLVEFSFYVGFPVLQIAEPFHYPELNSSHQLRSTWVRTVLLKVPEQQVAERSFKARLERRLALLLEEGLQVSSRRRWRRATAVGNHSLQVARVSMLTGAERPLEVFYFVEGPGGKRIPAEATAATMNSVDLQRAAIILGHRVQKPVAQPVETLSIPPAETQSSSIWLIVGVIVPVLLAVFIIIILYWKLCGSEKLEFQPDAINTIQQRQKLQAPSVKGFDFAKLHLGQHSKDDIVVIQEPGPLPVPVKEATPSDGGDLNTPKSKGSSNKGARSGRRRGRLSPSDGDSLGSDQSSGRESAEETSRPVATPSEGKQHRKTPKNGKNKMGSTPDEFLSSTSIFDHVDRLSRGSSDGMRRQGNKVQLIAMQPQPSPPHAASQPSPSLTEKVALRHKSEIEHHRNKLRQRAKRRGQCEFPSMDDIMDAFGDGPVQGEAGQRLYSSAHDHMDCILPSNGPSPPTPTDSRRRGRSSPRGRRVHPGLGSLPDTDRDHLLTDQSATYRKYPGLNNVAYMSDPDLPPDHNSPSPTDEVFDPAPAPPPYMPPQPSIEEARQQMHSLLDDAFALVSPSSQGSAGVSRVSPALPSPSPQARLQGRQWGSYPAVPSHSPFSARYAELGMSPTSVQGLLQRQGLTSGGYVVTGDQRQESIYPSRGQYEEPPSSSRPRPVGGSTSAHFHQLTQVGLSSQIAAYPVVGRSMSGPTGSSWNQQHSDQDLSRPRASRESVLSFPEFSSSSVFQMASSSLQDLCSSSPPPLLLTSPTPEYPPEDASPSTHTSASLIKAIREELQRLAQKQAPVTSYP; this is translated from the exons AT GTCTTCCTCGCGGATGTGTGACTTTGGGGACCAGATGATGGACCCGGTGCTCCTACCAAGAGACAGTCACTGGATGGAGCTAAGAACGTCACTCGCTGCGACCCTGCTGGTGCTTACCGCACtcgtttccatggtaacaccAAGCTCACCTGGTGcag GTGTTCTGGACTCCAATGAGCCAGCAGAGTCGCTGTCCTATCCTTCATGGCCTTCTCTGTCTTTCAATCCCTTCAAATCCCAAAGTTCATCCTCAGACTCTGGTTACCATAGTAATAGTAGTGGTACGGACTCTGCAGAGGACTCTGGTGCTCAGGGGATCCACCTGTTGCTCAGACCACCAGACCTTCTGACTCCTAGCCTTCCCCCACCACTACCGCCCTTTACCCAACCCACTCTTACCCCACCTCCCCCATGGGATCACGTCCCCTTCTTGGAGGAGGCCTGGGGCTCAGGAGATTACCTGGAGACTCTGTCCTTCATGGTGCCAGATGGTGAAGAGCTGGCCCTGGCAACGCCGCTGCCTAACAACCCttatggtaatgatgatgaggaagatgatgatgggggGGACTGGTTTTCCTACAACTATGCCTTCCCTGCCCGTCCCACCATACCTTTGTCCTCACGCCTACCCctttccccctcttcccccaCAGCAGACACTCCCCTGTACACTCGTCCCACCCATCCAGATGTTTTCCCTACTTGGGATGAAGACTATgatctggaggacatgatgccGCTAGAGCCAACTGAACTCCTCCTGCCAGACATGAATAGCCTTGAATATTACACCAATCTGTTGGctcgagagagggagagaaacataGACCAGGAGAGGGTAAGCCCACCCGATACAGAACCTGGTATCAAACCCactacaacacaaacacaccaatcATCTTTGACTCCGCCCCCAACCTCCAGTCCTCCAGAGCTAGACGCCAAGCATCCATCAGCAGGACCAACCCTTCCTCCCATACTTTTGGAATCTATCTCTATCCAAACACCATCTGCTAATTGGACACCCACTTCAAGGCCCAAAGCTGATTTTCCAGACCATAGCAGATACCCTCTAAGTCCTCCTTCTAACACCACTGGGCAGATTCCTTCATCTCCACCACTAGGACTACCTGCCCGCCCTGATAGACCAGGTAGGCCCCCATTGGTGCCTGAGAGGCCACAAACTCCAACTACAAGGGTCACGACCACTGTGGCAACAACAATGTCCACCCCTGGTACAACCACCACCCAGATCACAGCCATTAGTTTGACAAGAGCTCCACCAGTAACCACACCCAGAGCAGCTCAGTCCCCACCCAGCAGACAGTACCTCTGTAATGTCACGAAACCAGAGATGTACCTGGTCAGAGTTG ttAGTTCCAAAGGTTCATCTCCAGGGTTCACTCAAGTCAAAGAACTTCTAAAGAAAGAGCTGAACTGTTCAGTGGAGCTCCAG TTCCTGAGGACTCCTTCCAGCTTTGCCTTCAGAGTCGTGTCAGGACCGTTGATCTTTACTGCCATTTCGGTCATCAACGCTCTCCGGCGCTCAGCTCGAGGCTCTGGCTTGTTCCCCAACGTGTCCCCACTGTACACAGTACCTGACCTCAGGTACCAGGTCCACACCGTGCTGCAGTTTGTTCCCACCCACGTCGACATAAGAGTCTGCAACTTCAGCCAGCGAATCGAAAGAGGGTTGATTCTGGCATACAGCGAAGCATGCAGGAGATCACACGAAGACAGAAATATCACTGTACAG CTGTTGAACATCACGAGGCTGCAGGCAGCAGTGGTGGAGCACAAGGTTTCCATCGACATAACATTTGCTGTGCGAGATGGGCGGGACTATTTGCTGGGTTCTGATGTCAGTGAGCATCTGCGGAAGCTAAACCTGGTTGAGTTCAGCTTCTACGTTGGATTTCCTGTCCTGCAGATTGCAGAAC cGTTTCACTATCCAGAGTTAAATTCATCTCACCAATTGCGCTCTACCTGGGTCCGGACAG TTCTGTTAAAAGTTCCAGAGCAGCAGGTTGCTGAAAGGAGTTTCAAAGCTCGCCTTGAGAGGCGTTTGGCTCTGTTGCTGGAGGAAGGACTGCAGGtgtccagcaggaggcgctggaGAAGAGCTACTGCTGTGGGCAATCATAGTCTGCAG GTTGCTCGGGTGTCAATGCTGACAGGAGCAGAGCGCCCCCTGGAGGTCTTTTATTTCGTGGAGGGTCCAGGAGGTAAGCGGATCCCAGCGGAGGCAACAGCTGCCACCATGAACAGTGTGGACCTGCAGAGAGCTGCCATCATCCTGGGACACAGAGTTCAGAAACCTGTCGCTCAGC CGGTGGAGACTCTGTCCATCCCCCCAGCAGAGACGCAGAGCAGTAGCATCTGGCTAATTGTTGGTGTGATTGTCCCTGTCCTGCTCgctgtcttcatcatcatcatcctatACTGGAAGCTCTGTGGCTCCGAGAAGCTCGAGTTTCAGCCAGACGCGATCAACACCATCCAGCAGAGGCAGAag CTTCAGGCCCCCAGCGTAAAAGGGTTTGACTTTGCCAAGCTGCATCTTGGTCAGCACAGTAAAGATGACATAGTGGTGATCCAGGAGCCTGGCCCACTGCCGGTCCCTGTCAAAGAGGCCACGCCCTCGGATGGTGGGGACCTCAACACCCCCAAATCTAAGGGCTCCTCTAATAAAGGAGCTCGGTCAGGCCGGCGCAGGGGCAG GCTCAGCCCATCAGATGGAGACTCATTAGGCAGCGACCAATCAAGCGGAAGAGAATCAGCTGAGGAGACCTCCCGACCTGTGGCCACGCCCAGTGAGGGCAAACAGCACAGGAAAACACCCAAAAATG gaaaaaataagaTGG GCAGCACCCCAGATGagtttctgtcctccacctccatctttgACCACGTTGATCGACTGTCTCGTGGCTCATCTGATGGCATGCGTCGCCAGGGCAACAAGGTGCAGCTGATTGCCATGCAGCCACAGCCCAGCCCACCACACGCCGCATCGCAGCCGAGCCCGAGCCTCACGGAGAAG GTGGCGCTAAGACACAAGTCTGAGATTGAGCATCACAGGAATAAACTTCGGCAGCGGGCTAAGAGGCGGGGTCAGTGCGAGTTTCCATCCATGGATGACATCATGGATGCTTTTGGAGATGGTCCGGTGCAGGGTGAGGCAGGGCAGCGCCTCTATAGCTCCGCCCACGATCACATGGACTGCATTCTCCCATCCAatggcccctccccccccacccccactgacTCTAGGAGAAG AGGGAGGAGCTCACCTCGGGGCCGGCGGGTTCATCCGGGACTTGGAAGTCTTCCTGATACAGACAGAGACCACTTACTGACTGACCAGAGCGCCACCTACAGGAAATACCCAGGACTCAACAATGTGGCCTACATG TCGGACCCTGACCTGCCCCCAGACCACAACAGCCCCTCTCCTACTGACGAAGTCTTTGATCCTgcccctgcacctcctccctACATGCCCCCCCAGCCTTCTATTGAGGAGGCGCGGCAGCAGATGCACTCCCTCCTAGATGATGCCTTCGCCCTGGTGTCACCATCCTCCCAGGGGAGCGCTGGGGTTAGCAGGGTAAGCCCTGCCTTGCctagcccctccccccaggccCGCCTCCAAGGCAGGCAGTGGGGTTCTTACCCAGCAGTCCCCtctcacagccccttttctgcA AGATATGCAGAGCTGGGAATGTCTCCCACATCAGTCCAGGGCCTCCTGCAAAG GCAGGGTCTGACTTCAGGGGGCTACGTCGTCACTGGAGACCAGAGGCAGGAGTCAATATAccccagcagagggcagtaTGAGGAACCGCCCTCCTCTTCCAGACCAcggcctgtagggggcagcacaa GTGCACACTTTCACCAGTTGACGCAGGTGGGATTGTCCAGTCAGATCGCAGCGTACCCTGTGGTGGGTCGCAGCATGTCGGGCCCAACTGGCTCCAGCTGGAACCAGCAGCACTCAGACCAGGACCTGTCCCGACCCAGAGCCAGCAGAGAGAGT gtccTGTCGTTCCCCgagttctcctcttcctcagttttCCAGATGGCCAGCTCCTCATTGCAGgac ctctgctcctcctctcctcctcctctcctcctaacTTCTCCAACTCCTGAGTACCCCCCTGAGGATGCCTCCCCCTCAACTCACACCTCTGCGTCCCTCATAAAAGCTATCAGGGAGGAGCTGCAACGTCTGGCCCAGAAACAGGCGCCGGTGACCAGTTACCCTTAA
- the svopl gene encoding putative transporter SVOPL isoform X2, producing the protein MGDHMKTELVSAIHLQEVELREKPAETKTDETFTVEEAVETIGFGRFHVLLFFIMGGASIVEAMEIMLLAVISPEIRCEWRLEDWQVALVSTMVFLGFMVCGVLGGYVADRYGRWKVVFGGFVWSSYFSLLTSFAPSYGWFIFLRSMVGCGVAGVSQGFVLKTEFIPAQHRALLLPLATIFWMIGSMLIIILGMLLVPTLGWRWMIRVSIAPSLILIFLFKFIPESARYNVSAGNLPAAVETLQKIAAMNRSSLPAGHLVEPILRERGNWRILLGSQFRRTSVLLWYSWFVASFLYYGSVLSSSELLEKNLLCVTDADREHGVKHHLEGKLCYCISFARSDYETLLISSFGEVALVPLNIGLLNVFGRKVTLALLQLLAAVFFMLLNICSTMLGFTVLLFLLRSLVSMNFNVVYIYTAEVYPTVARSLGMGFCTSFSRIGGMIAPFIAQVLMSRSVIQALTPFAVASLICAFGTFLLPIETKGRALLQNS; encoded by the exons ATGGGGGATCACATGAAGACCGAGCTGGTGAGCGCCATCCAcctgcaggaagtggagctgcgggagaaacctgcagagacaaaga CTGATGAGACGTTCACTGTGGAGGAGGCCGTGGAAACGATCGGCTTTGGCCGGTTTCATGTTCTGCTCTTTTTCATCATGGGAGGAGCCAGT ATCGTGGAGGCCATGGAGATCATGCTGCTGGCCGTCATTTCTCCTGAGATCCGATGCGAGTGGCGCCTAGAGGACTGGCAGGTGGCGCTGGTCTCCACG ATGGTGTTCCTGGGCTTCATGGTCTGCGGAGTTCTGGGGGGATACGTTGCTGACAGATACGGACGCTGGAAG GTGGTGTTTGGAGGGTTTGTGTGGAGCTCCTACTTCTCTCTGCTCACATCCTTTGCTCCTTCTTATGGTTGGTTCATCTTCCTGCGCAGCATGGTGGGATGTGGAGTGGCAGGTGTGTCACAAGG gtTCGTGTTGAAGACGGAGTTTATTCCTGCACAACATCGagctctcctgcttcctctaGCTACA ATCTTCTGGATGATTGGTTCCATGCTCATCATCATATTGGGGATGTTGCTGGTCCCCACCctggggtggaggtggatgaTCCGGGTCTCAATTGCCCCCagtctcatcctcatcttcctatTTAAG TTTATCCCAGAATCGGCTCGTTATAACGTATCTGCAGGAAaccttccagctgctgtggaAACGCTGCAGAAAATAGCAGCCATGAACCGATCTTCTCTTCCTGCAGGGCATCTGGTAGAACCCATTCTG agagaaagaggcaacTGGAGGATTCTGCTGGGTTCTCAATTCAGGAGAACCTCAGTTCTGCTCTGGTATTCATG GTTTGTGGCCTCGTTCTTATATTATGGTTCTGTGCTGAGCAGCTCAGAACTTCTAGAGAAGAACCTGTTATGTGTGACGGATGCAGACCGAGAACATGGAGTCAAACACCACCTGGAGGGGAAACTGTGTTACTGCATCTCGTTTGCGAGGAGCGACTATGAGACTCTACTGATCAGCAGCTTCGGGGAGGTGGCCC TGGTCCCATTAAACATCGGCCTGCTAAATGTCTTTGGACGTAAGGTGACCTTGGccttgctgcagctgctggctgctgttttcttcatgtTGCTCAACATCTGCTCCACCAT GTTAGGGTTCACGGttctcctgttcctgctccgtTCGCTGGTGTCCATGAACTTTAATGTGGTCTATATTTATACAGCGGAG GTGTATCCCACCGTGGCGCGATCTCTGGGGATGGGCTTCTGCACGTCTTTTAGTCGGATCGGGGGAATGATCGCCCCGTTTATTGCACAG GTGCTGATGTCTCGGTCAGTCATTCAGGCGCTCACTCCCTTTGCTGTGGCAAGTCTCATCTGTGCTTTTGGAACATTCCTGTTGCCGATAGAAACTAAAGGACGAGCACTGCTG caAAACTCCTGA
- the svopl gene encoding putative transporter SVOPL isoform X1, translating to MTATLPDTPGQVNINRQKIDAPSGVMGDHMKTELVSAIHLQEVELREKPAETKTDETFTVEEAVETIGFGRFHVLLFFIMGGASIVEAMEIMLLAVISPEIRCEWRLEDWQVALVSTMVFLGFMVCGVLGGYVADRYGRWKVVFGGFVWSSYFSLLTSFAPSYGWFIFLRSMVGCGVAGVSQGFVLKTEFIPAQHRALLLPLATIFWMIGSMLIIILGMLLVPTLGWRWMIRVSIAPSLILIFLFKFIPESARYNVSAGNLPAAVETLQKIAAMNRSSLPAGHLVEPILRERGNWRILLGSQFRRTSVLLWYSWFVASFLYYGSVLSSSELLEKNLLCVTDADREHGVKHHLEGKLCYCISFARSDYETLLISSFGEVALVPLNIGLLNVFGRKVTLALLQLLAAVFFMLLNICSTMLGFTVLLFLLRSLVSMNFNVVYIYTAEVYPTVARSLGMGFCTSFSRIGGMIAPFIAQVLMSRSVIQALTPFAVASLICAFGTFLLPIETKGRALLQNS from the exons ATGACCGCGACACTTCCTGATACACCTGGCCAGGTGAACATCAACAGGCAGAAGATCGACGCTCCTTCAGGTGT AATGGGGGATCACATGAAGACCGAGCTGGTGAGCGCCATCCAcctgcaggaagtggagctgcgggagaaacctgcagagacaaaga CTGATGAGACGTTCACTGTGGAGGAGGCCGTGGAAACGATCGGCTTTGGCCGGTTTCATGTTCTGCTCTTTTTCATCATGGGAGGAGCCAGT ATCGTGGAGGCCATGGAGATCATGCTGCTGGCCGTCATTTCTCCTGAGATCCGATGCGAGTGGCGCCTAGAGGACTGGCAGGTGGCGCTGGTCTCCACG ATGGTGTTCCTGGGCTTCATGGTCTGCGGAGTTCTGGGGGGATACGTTGCTGACAGATACGGACGCTGGAAG GTGGTGTTTGGAGGGTTTGTGTGGAGCTCCTACTTCTCTCTGCTCACATCCTTTGCTCCTTCTTATGGTTGGTTCATCTTCCTGCGCAGCATGGTGGGATGTGGAGTGGCAGGTGTGTCACAAGG gtTCGTGTTGAAGACGGAGTTTATTCCTGCACAACATCGagctctcctgcttcctctaGCTACA ATCTTCTGGATGATTGGTTCCATGCTCATCATCATATTGGGGATGTTGCTGGTCCCCACCctggggtggaggtggatgaTCCGGGTCTCAATTGCCCCCagtctcatcctcatcttcctatTTAAG TTTATCCCAGAATCGGCTCGTTATAACGTATCTGCAGGAAaccttccagctgctgtggaAACGCTGCAGAAAATAGCAGCCATGAACCGATCTTCTCTTCCTGCAGGGCATCTGGTAGAACCCATTCTG agagaaagaggcaacTGGAGGATTCTGCTGGGTTCTCAATTCAGGAGAACCTCAGTTCTGCTCTGGTATTCATG GTTTGTGGCCTCGTTCTTATATTATGGTTCTGTGCTGAGCAGCTCAGAACTTCTAGAGAAGAACCTGTTATGTGTGACGGATGCAGACCGAGAACATGGAGTCAAACACCACCTGGAGGGGAAACTGTGTTACTGCATCTCGTTTGCGAGGAGCGACTATGAGACTCTACTGATCAGCAGCTTCGGGGAGGTGGCCC TGGTCCCATTAAACATCGGCCTGCTAAATGTCTTTGGACGTAAGGTGACCTTGGccttgctgcagctgctggctgctgttttcttcatgtTGCTCAACATCTGCTCCACCAT GTTAGGGTTCACGGttctcctgttcctgctccgtTCGCTGGTGTCCATGAACTTTAATGTGGTCTATATTTATACAGCGGAG GTGTATCCCACCGTGGCGCGATCTCTGGGGATGGGCTTCTGCACGTCTTTTAGTCGGATCGGGGGAATGATCGCCCCGTTTATTGCACAG GTGCTGATGTCTCGGTCAGTCATTCAGGCGCTCACTCCCTTTGCTGTGGCAAGTCTCATCTGTGCTTTTGGAACATTCCTGTTGCCGATAGAAACTAAAGGACGAGCACTGCTG caAAACTCCTGA